One segment of Streptomyces sp. NBC_00102 DNA contains the following:
- a CDS encoding amidohydrolase, which yields MPVGGLVPSATDNAADLIVRNAKIHTGDPGRPQAGALAIRDGVITVVGDDNDVAPFVGPATRVVDALGRRMVPGLNDSHLHVIRGGLNYVLELRWDGVRTLREGLAMLREQAARTPKGQWVRVVGGWSAEQFAERRLPTVAELNAAAPDTPVFVLHLYQSAVLNRAALKAAGHTRDTPDPKGGQIVRGRDGEPTGMLLAAPSALILYSTLAKAPVLEDADQKISTLHFLRELNRFGLTSAIDAAGGFQNFPENYSTVAELAEEGRLSLRIAYHLFPQTAGQEVDDLKRWIEMTRTEDGDEWLRLNGAGENLTWAAADFENFAQPRPEHSPDYEVEFEKAVRLLMENGWGFRLHATYDETIRRDLAVFEKLAAEGLFPAGNRWLFDHAETVSTDSLDRVAALGGAMSVQNRLSFQGEAFLRRYGPGVAADAPPVRAMLERGLTVGGGTDATRVSTYNPWIALHWLVTGRTVGDLVLRPPLNRVDRATALAMFTRAGAELTGEQDVKGVLRPGCFGDLAVLSEDYFEVPDQDIAHIESLLTVVGGRIVYATAEYEGLDEELPPVSPEWSPVTRFGGYRATPRTGPSGARQAELLGQAVAESEQHRQWRARRGLAPETESPVFDPCFSL from the coding sequence ATGCCGGTCGGAGGGCTGGTTCCCAGCGCCACCGACAACGCTGCGGACCTCATCGTCCGCAACGCGAAGATCCACACCGGTGACCCGGGCCGCCCGCAGGCGGGAGCTCTCGCCATCCGCGACGGTGTCATCACCGTCGTGGGCGACGACAACGACGTGGCCCCTTTCGTCGGCCCGGCCACGCGGGTGGTCGACGCGCTCGGCCGCCGGATGGTTCCCGGGCTCAACGACTCCCACCTGCACGTCATCCGGGGCGGGCTCAACTATGTGCTGGAGCTGCGCTGGGACGGTGTCCGCACCCTGCGCGAGGGCTTGGCGATGCTCCGCGAGCAGGCGGCCAGGACCCCGAAGGGCCAGTGGGTGCGGGTGGTGGGCGGCTGGTCGGCCGAGCAGTTCGCCGAACGGCGGCTGCCGACCGTCGCGGAGCTGAACGCGGCCGCACCGGACACCCCGGTGTTCGTCCTGCACCTGTACCAGTCGGCGGTGCTCAACCGGGCGGCGCTCAAGGCCGCCGGGCACACCCGGGACACCCCCGACCCGAAGGGCGGTCAGATCGTCCGCGGCCGGGACGGCGAGCCCACCGGCATGCTGCTGGCCGCGCCGAGCGCGCTGATCCTCTACTCGACACTGGCCAAGGCGCCGGTGCTGGAGGACGCTGACCAGAAGATATCCACTCTTCATTTCCTGCGGGAGCTGAACAGGTTCGGCCTGACGTCCGCGATCGACGCCGCCGGCGGATTCCAGAATTTCCCCGAGAATTACAGCACCGTCGCCGAACTGGCCGAGGAAGGCCGGTTGTCGCTGCGGATCGCCTATCATCTGTTCCCGCAGACCGCGGGCCAGGAAGTCGACGACCTCAAGCGCTGGATCGAGATGACGCGCACGGAGGACGGCGATGAATGGCTGCGCCTCAACGGTGCGGGTGAGAATCTCACCTGGGCCGCTGCGGATTTCGAGAATTTCGCACAGCCGCGGCCGGAGCATTCCCCGGACTACGAGGTCGAGTTCGAGAAGGCCGTGCGTCTCCTCATGGAGAACGGCTGGGGCTTCCGGCTGCACGCCACCTACGACGAGACGATCCGCCGGGACCTCGCGGTGTTCGAGAAGCTCGCCGCGGAGGGCCTCTTCCCGGCCGGGAACCGGTGGCTCTTCGACCACGCGGAGACGGTGTCGACGGACAGTCTCGACCGGGTCGCCGCGCTCGGCGGCGCCATGTCCGTACAGAACCGTCTGTCCTTCCAGGGCGAGGCGTTCCTGCGCCGCTACGGCCCCGGAGTCGCCGCGGACGCGCCCCCGGTACGGGCCATGCTGGAGCGCGGGCTGACCGTCGGCGGCGGTACGGACGCCACCCGGGTCTCCACGTACAACCCGTGGATCGCCCTGCACTGGCTGGTCACCGGGCGCACCGTCGGCGACCTGGTGCTGCGTCCGCCGCTGAACCGGGTCGACCGGGCGACGGCGCTGGCCATGTTCACCCGGGCCGGCGCGGAGCTGACCGGCGAGCAGGACGTCAAGGGCGTCCTGCGCCCGGGCTGCTTCGGGGACCTCGCGGTCCTGTCCGAGGACTACTTCGAGGTGCCCGACCAGGACATCGCGCACATCGAGTCGCTGCTGACCGTCGTCGGCGGCCGGATCGTCTACGCCACCGCCGAGTACGAGGGCCTGGACGAGGAGTTGCCGCCGGTCAGCCCCGAGTGGAGCCCGGTCACCCGCTTCGGCGGCTACCGGGCCACCCCGCGCACGGGTCCGTCCGGCGCCCGTCAGGCCGAACTGCTCGGCCAGGCCGTCGCCGAGTCCGAGCAGCACCGCCAGTGGCGCGCGCGGCGCGGTCTGGCGCCCGAGACGGAAAGCCCGGTCTTCGACCCCTGCTTCTCCCTCTGA
- a CDS encoding ABC transporter ATP-binding protein produces the protein MTLLDVTGLTVRTDDGRTLVDDLSFSLDGGERLGLIGESGSGKSLTTLAVLGLLPEGMTSSGSVELAGTQTVGAPEKRLTSVRGRDAAIVFQEPLTALDPLMRLGRQIAEPLARRTGLKGKPLRAAVVEALEQVRLPEPERISRAFAHEISGGQRQRVALAMALACEPKLLIADEPTTALDVSVQAEMLELIDGLVREREMAVLFVSHDLAVVAKVTDRVLVMKDGRAVEQGAVHDVVHAPREEYTRTLVASARKLESALDLRSAR, from the coding sequence GTGACTCTCCTCGACGTGACGGGACTGACCGTCCGGACCGACGACGGCCGGACCCTCGTCGACGACCTGTCCTTCTCCCTCGACGGCGGCGAGCGACTCGGCCTCATCGGCGAGTCCGGCTCCGGCAAGTCCCTGACCACCCTCGCGGTGCTCGGACTGCTCCCCGAGGGCATGACCTCGTCCGGCAGCGTCGAGCTCGCCGGTACCCAGACGGTGGGCGCCCCCGAGAAGCGCCTCACCTCCGTCCGCGGACGCGACGCGGCCATCGTCTTCCAGGAACCGCTGACAGCGCTCGACCCGCTGATGCGGCTCGGCCGCCAGATCGCCGAACCGCTCGCCCGGCGCACCGGCCTCAAGGGCAAGCCCCTGCGCGCCGCCGTGGTCGAGGCCCTGGAACAGGTCCGGCTGCCCGAACCCGAGCGGATCTCCCGCGCCTTCGCCCACGAGATCTCCGGCGGACAGCGTCAGCGCGTCGCCCTCGCCATGGCACTCGCCTGCGAACCCAAGCTGCTCATCGCCGACGAACCCACCACCGCCCTGGACGTCTCCGTCCAGGCGGAGATGCTGGAACTGATCGACGGCCTGGTGCGGGAACGGGAGATGGCCGTGCTGTTCGTCAGCCACGACCTCGCCGTCGTCGCCAAGGTCACCGACCGGGTACTCGTCATGAAGGACGGCCGGGCCGTCGAGCAGGGCGCCGTCCACGACGTGGTGCACGCACCCCGCGAGGAGTACACCCGCACCCTGGTCGCCAGCGCCCGCAAGCTGGAATCCGCCCTGGACCTGAGGAGCGCGCGATGA
- a CDS encoding Dps family protein — MTTPTPSVSGSQPWLHQKGEVIQEFGTVKQFPIGLTHDARMYSCQRLNKVLADTQILYGLYKKHHWLMRGATFYQLHLVLDKHAGEQLELVDTIAERVQSLGGVAVGDPRHVAEITSIPRPPDGVEEVPAMLSRLLEAHEAILVDAHDAAARTIELGDDGTNDLLVSQVVRTGELQAWFLAEHLVDTPLVRA; from the coding sequence ATGACCACCCCCACGCCGTCCGTGAGCGGCAGCCAGCCGTGGCTGCACCAGAAGGGCGAAGTGATCCAGGAGTTCGGCACGGTCAAGCAGTTCCCGATCGGCCTCACCCACGACGCGCGGATGTACTCCTGCCAGCGGCTCAACAAGGTGCTGGCCGACACCCAGATCCTCTACGGCCTCTACAAGAAGCACCACTGGCTGATGCGCGGCGCCACCTTCTACCAACTGCACCTGGTGCTGGACAAGCACGCGGGTGAGCAGCTCGAACTCGTCGACACCATCGCCGAACGCGTCCAGTCCCTGGGCGGGGTCGCCGTGGGCGACCCCCGGCACGTCGCCGAGATCACCTCGATACCGCGGCCCCCGGACGGGGTCGAAGAGGTACCGGCGATGCTCTCCCGCCTTCTGGAGGCGCACGAGGCGATCCTCGTGGACGCTCACGACGCCGCCGCCCGGACCATCGAACTCGGCGACGACGGCACCAACGACCTGCTGGTCTCCCAGGTCGTCCGGACCGGCGAGCTGCAGGCGTGGTTCCTGGCCGAGCACCTGGTCGACACCCCGCTGGTCAGGGCCTGA
- a CDS encoding AraC family transcriptional regulator, whose protein sequence is MDRPAERCRRSSAGDGQAGEQARPVPPSARPVLSRPPVPPVPSPSRRYPAPPGPHLPGAATGQLRISVLESGGSSESHGSGLPGGPVHPSHERVSVPPWLKGSGDGETLHVALHVSGTAAVVRGGTEVLLEPGGIVFCGPGTLVLPRPGDPYRMTVFHVPRRLMPITDAELRRVMGVPLSCAEGVGGLVSHFLSVLAAGRELDRPRTGDRLVANAVEILAVLVTGFVGAQGTDSTDSADSGTRMVARITNHIELHLADPDLSPRSIARAHHISVRYLHKLFQGEGTTVSRLVLRRRLEACRRELVGSPRRGLTVAAVAHRWGFVSPSHFSRAFRDAYGVSPSEWQASGTSSERTQPGRSLTPAGNGSSRAGRQRLLSV, encoded by the coding sequence GTGGACCGGCCGGCCGAGCGGTGCCGCCGTTCCTCGGCCGGAGACGGGCAGGCGGGAGAGCAGGCCCGCCCCGTGCCCCCGTCGGCCCGCCCGGTCCTTTCCCGGCCTCCGGTCCCCCCGGTCCCGTCCCCGAGCCGCCGGTATCCGGCACCGCCGGGACCTCACCTCCCCGGCGCCGCGACCGGGCAGCTGCGGATCTCCGTCCTGGAGTCCGGCGGGTCCAGCGAGTCCCACGGCTCCGGCCTCCCGGGAGGCCCCGTCCATCCGAGCCACGAACGGGTCTCCGTCCCACCGTGGCTGAAGGGTTCCGGCGACGGGGAGACGCTCCACGTCGCCCTGCACGTGAGCGGTACGGCGGCGGTCGTCCGGGGCGGGACCGAGGTCCTCCTGGAACCGGGCGGCATCGTGTTCTGCGGGCCCGGCACGCTCGTCCTCCCGCGCCCCGGCGACCCGTACCGGATGACGGTCTTCCACGTGCCGCGGCGCCTGATGCCGATCACCGACGCCGAGCTGCGCCGGGTCATGGGGGTGCCGCTGAGCTGCGCGGAGGGCGTAGGGGGTCTGGTGTCGCACTTCCTGTCGGTGCTCGCCGCGGGGAGAGAACTCGACCGGCCGCGGACCGGAGACCGGCTCGTCGCCAACGCCGTGGAGATCCTTGCCGTGCTCGTCACGGGCTTCGTCGGAGCGCAGGGCACGGACTCCACCGACTCCGCGGACAGTGGCACACGGATGGTGGCCCGCATCACGAACCACATCGAACTGCATCTGGCGGACCCCGACCTCTCGCCGCGTTCGATCGCCCGCGCCCACCACATCTCCGTCCGCTATCTGCACAAGCTCTTCCAGGGCGAGGGCACCACGGTGAGCCGGCTGGTCCTCCGCCGCAGACTGGAGGCGTGCCGGCGCGAACTCGTGGGGTCGCCGCGCCGCGGGCTCACCGTGGCGGCGGTGGCGCACCGCTGGGGTTTCGTCAGTCCGTCGCATTTCAGCCGGGCCTTCCGGGATGCCTACGGAGTGTCTCCCAGCGAGTGGCAGGCCTCGGGCACCTCCTCGGAGCGGACGCAGCCCGGCCGTTCCCTGACTCCGGCCGGGAACGGGAGCAGTCGTGCGGGAAGGCAGCGGCTTCTCTCCGTCTGA
- a CDS encoding ABC transporter permease, protein MTRTDLITSADAPATAPATAKRRSRRSANLVVGCVLAGLIALLALVSVFWLPFDAEDTSGGRLDGPGGGHLLGTDKLGRDLFTQVMTGSRIAVEAGLGSVAVAALIGITLGVLAAFAQGWLDDTFSALLDILIAFPTLLLAMLIVAARSATLGSAVLAIGLAQSAVVARLVRILVKRVLARDYITAARTSGTTWPRTVLSHVLPNIWPTLVVNLALQFGLAVLAEAGLSYLGLGAPPPNASWGRMLQEAQATFTTAPVGALAPGILLVLLVIGVNLIADGLRDTLDPATRRRRA, encoded by the coding sequence ATGACCCGGACCGACCTGATCACCTCGGCGGACGCTCCGGCAACCGCGCCGGCGACGGCCAAGCGCCGCTCCCGCCGCTCCGCCAACCTCGTCGTCGGCTGTGTACTCGCCGGACTGATAGCGCTGCTGGCGCTGGTGTCGGTCTTCTGGCTGCCCTTCGACGCGGAGGACACCTCCGGCGGACGGCTCGACGGCCCCGGCGGCGGCCACCTGCTCGGCACCGACAAGCTCGGCCGCGACCTGTTCACCCAGGTGATGACCGGCTCCCGCATCGCCGTCGAGGCGGGCCTCGGCTCGGTGGCCGTGGCCGCGCTCATCGGGATCACCCTGGGCGTACTCGCCGCGTTCGCGCAGGGCTGGCTCGACGACACCTTCTCGGCGCTGCTGGACATCCTCATCGCCTTCCCGACGCTGCTGCTGGCAATGCTCATCGTCGCCGCCCGCTCGGCGACGCTCGGCTCGGCGGTCCTCGCGATCGGTCTGGCGCAGAGCGCCGTCGTGGCGCGACTGGTACGCATCCTCGTCAAGCGGGTCCTGGCACGGGACTACATCACCGCCGCACGCACCTCCGGCACCACCTGGCCGCGTACCGTCCTCTCCCACGTGCTGCCCAACATCTGGCCGACGCTGGTGGTCAACCTCGCCCTGCAGTTCGGGCTCGCGGTGCTCGCCGAAGCCGGACTGTCCTACCTCGGCCTCGGCGCACCGCCGCCCAACGCCTCGTGGGGCCGCATGCTCCAGGAGGCCCAGGCCACCTTCACCACGGCACCCGTCGGCGCCCTCGCGCCCGGCATCCTGCTCGTCCTCCTCGTCATCGGCGTGAACCTCATCGCCGACGGCCTGCGGGACACCCTCGACCCGGCCACCCGGCGGAGGCGCGCGTGA
- a CDS encoding LuxR family transcriptional regulator has translation MDLGIKTADEPEIMGRESELSRLSELVDAVDGTGPKVLVLTGEPGAGKSTLVDRAASYAASRGRLVLRVRGAEGERELGFAGIHQLLHPLFGGIERLPAHQAKALRVAFGTAEAEPSQRLDPMLTRLGVLTLLSDAAAERPLLLLVDDAQWLDLGSLEVLAFVARRLEGEPAALLLAAREEEVPERFDRVFPHLTAGPLDRAASVLLLNAQPHPPRGRARSQILQQAAGNPLALIELARAFAKDPSRRDRGAIDSLPLTARLEQIFAAELPTLPEATRRALLLAAAAGTAQLSDVLHTVPGMDGPEVWLPAERTGLIRVESGEVRLRHPLVRSAIYQAATFTERREAHLVLATAFTDEPDRRAWHLAAAALGPDAEVADALAESAERSRHRGGYAAAAAALERAAELTPDREQRARRLLAAAWSATHGGHPQWVNEITSRVAALTEEAQVLAQASTLAGWSLAVTLRYEDSIGYLLPVAESMAAEYPALALDAAGTAATPAYRSGNPFHRTELLRITDLITGEPRKVDRIWVLASCAPFTARDRAMELFGRALETVSEGGLSDTIVLGGAAWALDETDHAVRLLGRAMDHLRRAATAGANATAAFSLANSLFESGAWTHAQSTAEEAFWMATEAGADYMAVGSPLLQATLRAARGDHAGARARAQQAVRTVGLRKLPGLYVSHRRALAMAALAEGDHQTAYEQFRRTFTRDFHPRPVHYHASLYCVADLAAAAVRAGQSDDARTVLGAAEGTLIGSRSVRLDAILHRARALLSESGEAETHFRAALDPAGARWPFEHALVHLDFGEWLRRHRRSAEARPLLGTALEFFERLDARPWIERASSELRAAGVAVTAVTGPDAAAELTPQELRIAQLAAEGLTNRDIGARLYLSPRTIGFHLHKIFPKLGVTARGQLRDVLGTGPGPD, from the coding sequence ATGGACCTCGGCATCAAGACGGCCGACGAGCCGGAGATCATGGGCAGGGAGAGTGAGCTGTCACGGCTCTCCGAACTGGTCGACGCCGTGGACGGAACCGGCCCCAAAGTGCTGGTACTGACCGGCGAGCCCGGGGCCGGCAAGAGCACCCTGGTGGACCGGGCGGCTTCGTACGCCGCCTCCCGCGGCAGGCTCGTGCTCCGGGTACGCGGCGCCGAGGGTGAGCGGGAGCTCGGCTTCGCCGGGATCCACCAGCTGCTCCACCCTCTCTTCGGCGGCATCGAACGGCTGCCCGCCCATCAGGCCAAGGCGCTGCGCGTCGCGTTCGGGACGGCGGAGGCGGAACCCTCGCAGCGGCTCGACCCGATGCTGACCCGGCTCGGCGTACTGACCCTCCTCTCGGACGCCGCCGCGGAGCGGCCGCTGCTCCTCCTCGTCGACGACGCCCAGTGGCTGGATCTAGGCTCCCTGGAGGTACTCGCCTTCGTCGCCCGGCGGCTGGAGGGCGAACCCGCCGCCCTGCTGCTCGCCGCGCGGGAGGAGGAGGTTCCGGAGCGGTTCGACCGCGTCTTCCCCCATCTGACGGCCGGTCCACTGGACCGGGCCGCGTCCGTGCTCCTGCTCAACGCTCAGCCGCATCCGCCCCGGGGCCGGGCCAGGTCCCAGATCCTCCAGCAGGCGGCCGGGAACCCGCTGGCCCTCATCGAGCTCGCACGTGCCTTCGCGAAGGACCCGAGCCGCCGTGACCGGGGGGCGATCGACTCGCTCCCCCTCACCGCCCGGCTGGAGCAGATATTCGCCGCCGAGCTCCCCACCCTCCCCGAGGCGACACGGCGGGCCCTGCTCCTCGCGGCGGCGGCCGGCACCGCCCAGCTCTCCGACGTACTCCACACGGTCCCCGGCATGGACGGCCCCGAGGTGTGGCTGCCCGCCGAGCGGACGGGGCTGATACGTGTCGAGAGCGGCGAGGTGCGGCTGCGCCATCCGCTCGTCCGTTCCGCGATCTACCAGGCCGCCACCTTCACCGAGCGCCGTGAGGCTCATCTGGTGCTCGCCACCGCCTTCACCGACGAGCCCGACCGCCGCGCCTGGCACCTCGCGGCGGCGGCGCTCGGCCCGGACGCGGAGGTCGCCGACGCCCTGGCCGAGAGCGCGGAGCGCTCACGCCACCGGGGCGGCTACGCCGCCGCCGCGGCGGCGCTGGAGCGCGCCGCGGAACTCACCCCGGACCGGGAGCAGCGCGCACGCCGCCTGCTCGCCGCGGCGTGGTCGGCCACGCACGGAGGACATCCGCAGTGGGTGAACGAGATCACCTCCCGGGTGGCCGCTCTGACGGAGGAGGCGCAGGTCCTCGCCCAGGCGTCCACACTCGCGGGCTGGTCCCTGGCCGTGACGCTCCGGTACGAGGACTCCATCGGCTACCTGTTGCCGGTGGCCGAATCCATGGCCGCCGAGTACCCCGCCCTCGCCCTGGACGCCGCGGGAACGGCCGCGACCCCCGCGTACCGGTCCGGGAACCCCTTCCACCGGACCGAACTCCTGCGGATCACCGACCTCATCACGGGGGAACCGCGCAAGGTCGACCGCATCTGGGTGCTCGCCTCGTGCGCCCCCTTCACCGCCCGGGACCGGGCCATGGAGCTCTTCGGCCGTGCGCTGGAAACCGTGTCGGAGGGCGGGCTGTCCGACACCATCGTGCTCGGCGGCGCGGCCTGGGCGCTGGACGAGACGGATCACGCCGTCCGCCTCCTCGGGCGGGCCATGGACCATCTGCGCCGGGCCGCGACGGCGGGTGCCAACGCGACCGCCGCGTTCTCGCTCGCCAACTCCCTGTTCGAGAGCGGCGCCTGGACCCACGCCCAGTCCACCGCCGAGGAGGCGTTCTGGATGGCGACGGAGGCGGGCGCGGATTACATGGCGGTGGGTTCGCCGCTCCTCCAGGCCACGCTGCGCGCCGCGCGCGGGGACCACGCCGGTGCCCGCGCCCGGGCCCAACAGGCCGTACGCACCGTCGGCCTGCGCAAGTTGCCGGGCCTGTACGTGAGCCACCGGCGGGCACTCGCCATGGCGGCCCTCGCGGAGGGCGACCACCAGACGGCCTACGAGCAGTTCCGGCGTACTTTCACCCGGGACTTCCATCCGCGGCCCGTGCATTACCACGCGTCCCTGTACTGCGTCGCCGATCTCGCCGCCGCGGCCGTCCGGGCCGGGCAGTCGGACGACGCCCGCACCGTGCTCGGGGCCGCCGAGGGGACGCTGATCGGGTCACGCTCCGTCCGGCTGGACGCGATTCTGCACCGTGCCCGGGCGTTGCTCAGCGAATCCGGCGAGGCCGAGACGCACTTCCGTGCAGCGCTCGACCCGGCCGGCGCCCGATGGCCCTTCGAACACGCGCTGGTCCACCTGGACTTCGGCGAGTGGCTGCGGCGCCACCGGCGGAGCGCCGAGGCTCGTCCGCTGCTCGGCACCGCCCTGGAGTTCTTCGAACGGCTCGACGCCCGGCCGTGGATCGAGCGTGCCTCCTCCGAGCTCCGGGCGGCGGGCGTGGCCGTGACGGCCGTGACCGGTCCCGACGCCGCGGCAGAGCTGACGCCGCAGGAACTCCGGATCGCCCAACTGGCGGCGGAGGGCCTCACCAACCGGGACATCGGCGCCCGGCTCTATCTGTCGCCGCGGACCATCGGCTTCCACCTGCACAAGATCTTCCCCAAGCTCGGGGTCACCGCGCGCGGCCAGCTCCGCGACGTGCTGGGGACCGGTCCGGGACCGGACTGA
- a CDS encoding YoaK family protein → MRTLLADMARTLVPPKEDRHGPLPPLMLTLTVVTGLIDAVSYLSLGHVFVANMTGNVVFLGFALAGADGLSVLASLVSMAAFLTGALAGGRFGSRLAAHRGRLLASTTALQAVLVLGALVAAAVSHGEVTTWARYTLIVLLGLAMGMQNAVARRLGVPDLTTTVLTLTLTGLAADSVPAGGAAPRPGRRILSVLAMFLGALVGAALRTELPVTLGLALVFLVVTSVVTRRLSTPDAAWAKPA, encoded by the coding sequence ATGCGCACCCTGCTCGCCGACATGGCTCGCACGCTGGTTCCACCGAAGGAGGACCGGCACGGCCCGCTGCCGCCCCTCATGCTGACGCTGACGGTGGTCACCGGCCTGATCGACGCCGTGAGTTACCTGTCACTCGGACATGTGTTCGTCGCCAACATGACCGGCAACGTGGTGTTCCTGGGGTTCGCCCTGGCGGGTGCCGACGGCCTGTCCGTGCTCGCCTCACTCGTGTCGATGGCCGCGTTCCTCACCGGTGCGCTGGCCGGAGGCCGGTTCGGGTCCCGGCTCGCGGCACACCGGGGGCGGCTGCTGGCCTCCACCACGGCGCTCCAGGCGGTACTCGTCCTCGGCGCCCTCGTCGCCGCCGCGGTCTCCCACGGCGAGGTGACCACCTGGGCCCGTTACACCCTGATCGTCCTGCTCGGCCTGGCCATGGGGATGCAGAACGCGGTCGCACGCCGCCTCGGAGTCCCGGACCTGACGACGACGGTGCTGACCCTGACCCTGACGGGACTGGCCGCGGACTCCGTCCCGGCCGGCGGCGCCGCGCCCCGGCCCGGGCGGCGGATCCTGTCCGTCCTGGCCATGTTCCTCGGCGCGCTCGTCGGGGCGGCGCTGCGCACCGAACTGCCGGTCACCCTGGGCCTGGCCCTGGTGTTCCTCGTGGTCACGTCCGTGGTCACGCGTCGCCTCTCGACGCCGGACGCGGCCTGGGCCAAACCGGCCTGA
- a CDS encoding DoxX family protein: MNTGLLVLRLVVGLLVAGHGVQKVSFRLGGNGLVGGTEEFRHDGFRGGRLTALAAGGSQIGAGLFLAAGALTPLAAMAAMGVMTVAGTVKRHHGLWVQNDGYEYPLVLVAASGTLALTGPGRWSADHLAGLAPWPLWVVVAALVIGPASGLVTRAVLHRPSAPHPADPRPSAARPSAPHPADPHPSAQ, from the coding sequence ATGAACACCGGACTCCTGGTCCTCCGGCTGGTGGTGGGACTCCTCGTCGCCGGGCACGGCGTGCAGAAGGTCAGCTTCCGGCTGGGCGGCAACGGACTCGTGGGCGGGACCGAGGAGTTCCGCCACGACGGCTTCCGCGGGGGCCGGCTCACCGCGCTCGCCGCGGGCGGCAGCCAGATCGGCGCGGGCCTGTTCCTGGCGGCCGGCGCGCTCACTCCCCTGGCGGCGATGGCCGCCATGGGCGTGATGACGGTCGCCGGAACCGTCAAACGGCACCACGGGTTGTGGGTCCAGAACGACGGATACGAGTACCCACTGGTCCTCGTCGCCGCTTCGGGGACACTCGCGCTCACCGGACCGGGCCGCTGGTCGGCCGACCATCTGGCCGGCCTCGCCCCGTGGCCGCTGTGGGTCGTCGTCGCGGCGCTGGTCATCGGCCCGGCGAGCGGCCTGGTCACCCGGGCGGTGCTGCACCGCCCCTCCGCACCGCACCCCGCAGACCCGCGCCCCTCCGCAGCGCGCCCCTCCGCACCGCACCCCGCAGACCCGCACCCCTCCGCTCAGTAA
- a CDS encoding hydrolase, translating into MVDISEVSATPSDALLTPDNCAVLFVDHQPQMFFGTGSGDRTAIINATVGLAKAAKVFGVPTVLSTVAAESFSGPLMPQLAEVFPEQEIVDRSTMNAWEDVAFVEAVKATGRKKLVIAGLWTEVCVVLPTLSALAQGYEVYVVADASGGVTPQAHEHAVQRMTQAGAVPVTWVQVLLELQRDWARTETYLPVMDVVKEHGGTYGLGVVYAQAVIGAHAAG; encoded by the coding sequence ATGGTCGACATCTCCGAAGTCAGCGCCACCCCTTCCGACGCCCTGCTGACCCCCGACAACTGCGCTGTGCTCTTCGTGGACCACCAGCCGCAGATGTTCTTCGGTACGGGCAGCGGCGACCGCACCGCGATCATCAACGCGACGGTGGGCCTGGCGAAGGCCGCCAAGGTCTTCGGCGTTCCCACCGTCCTGAGCACGGTGGCCGCCGAGTCCTTCTCCGGCCCGCTCATGCCGCAGCTCGCCGAGGTCTTCCCCGAGCAGGAGATCGTCGACCGCTCCACGATGAACGCCTGGGAGGATGTCGCGTTCGTCGAGGCCGTCAAGGCCACCGGCCGCAAGAAGCTGGTGATCGCCGGTCTGTGGACCGAGGTCTGCGTCGTGCTGCCCACCCTGTCCGCCCTCGCGCAGGGTTACGAGGTCTACGTCGTCGCCGACGCCTCCGGCGGCGTCACCCCCCAGGCCCACGAGCACGCCGTCCAGCGAATGACGCAGGCCGGCGCGGTCCCGGTCACCTGGGTGCAGGTTCTGCTGGAGCTCCAGCGCGACTGGGCGCGTACGGAGACGTACCTGCCGGTCATGGATGTGGTGAAGGAGCACGGCGGCACCTACGGTCTCGGCGTCGTCTACGCGCAGGCCGTCATCGGTGCCCACGCGGCCGGCTGA
- a CDS encoding ABC transporter ATP-binding protein, translating into MTPVLELKDAAVRYRGSAADVVRDVSLAVEAGESLALVGESGAGKTTLLRLLLGLARPTAGAVRFDGAGLNTRDREQMRRFRRSVQCVFQDPYSSLDPSRKVGAIVAEPLRSLGVDSRTTAAPKVAAALERVGLQADAVDRYPHEFSGGQRQRIAIARATVCDPRVLLADEPVSALDVTTRVKVVDLLAELKEERGLTLVMVSHDLSVVATLCERTAVLERGEIVEQGATSQVLGAPAHPYTRRLIDSVPRLPVRS; encoded by the coding sequence ATGACGCCCGTACTGGAGCTGAAGGACGCCGCCGTACGCTACCGGGGGTCCGCCGCCGACGTGGTACGGGACGTCTCCCTCGCCGTCGAGGCCGGTGAGAGCCTCGCCCTGGTCGGCGAGTCGGGCGCCGGCAAGACGACGCTCCTGCGCCTGCTGCTCGGTCTCGCCCGTCCCACGGCCGGCGCCGTCCGATTCGACGGGGCCGGCCTGAACACCCGGGACCGCGAGCAGATGCGCCGCTTCCGGCGCAGCGTGCAGTGCGTCTTTCAGGACCCCTACTCCTCGCTCGACCCCAGCCGGAAGGTCGGCGCGATCGTCGCGGAGCCCCTGCGCTCCCTCGGCGTCGACAGCCGTACGACCGCCGCGCCCAAGGTCGCCGCGGCGCTGGAGCGGGTCGGGCTCCAGGCCGACGCCGTCGACCGCTACCCGCACGAGTTCTCCGGCGGGCAGCGCCAGCGCATCGCCATCGCCCGCGCCACGGTCTGCGACCCCCGCGTCCTGCTCGCCGACGAGCCGGTCAGCGCCCTGGACGTCACCACCCGGGTGAAGGTCGTCGACCTGCTGGCCGAACTCAAGGAGGAGCGGGGCCTCACGCTGGTCATGGTCTCCCACGACCTCTCGGTGGTGGCCACCCTCTGCGAGCGCACCGCGGTGCTGGAGCGCGGCGAGATCGTCGAACAGGGCGCCACCTCCCAGGTGCTCGGCGCACCGGCGCACCCCTACACCCGCCGCCTCATCGACAGCGTGCCGCGCCTGCCCGTCCGGTCCTGA